The DNA region GTTGTGTTCGTCCGTTTCGCCAAAGACGAGTTCTACGTCTTGCGAAATGTTCTTGCCGGCCGCACGAGCGAGAACAGCGGCGTCCTGGCCGATGAATTCCTTGGCGGCCACTTGTTTCTTTTTGCCGGGATCGCCGTATTCGGTGATCGCGACCGAGGTCAGTCGATCGATCTCGCTGCCGTTCAAGCGAGCGGCCCCGGCTCGCTCCATGGCTCGCATCATGTCGTCGAAAACCGAGTTCACGACGAACACTTCTTTCTCGCTGATGCAAAGCAAGTTGTTGTCGTAGGCTCCACCCTGAATGATGCAGCGGGCTGCACGATCCAGATCGGCCGTTTCATCGACAACCACAGGTGGGTTACCGGGACCAGCAACCACAGCCTTCTTGCCGCTATTGAGCGCGGCACGGGCGACGGCGGGGCCACCGGTCACGCAGATCATGGCCACGTCACGATGATGGAAGATCAGGTCGGCCGACTCGAGAGTTGGTTCGGCAATCACACAAATCAAATTGTCGATGCCAAGGTCTTCGGAGATGGCTTTGTTGAATCGACGTACACCTTCGACGGCCACCTTCTTACCGCTTGGGTGTGGATTGACAACTAGCGTATTGCCGCCGGCGATCATGTTAACGGCGTTACCAGTAATCGTCGGAAGCGAGTGGGTTACCGGAGTGATACACCCAATTACACCAAAGGGGGCGTGCTCAATCACGGCCAGGCCATGATCGCCACTGAAGACCTCGCTGCGGAGGAACTCGACACCGGGCGTTTTGCGGCCCAGCAGTTCCAGCTTTTCGATCTTATGGGCGAGACGACCAATCTTCGTCTCGTTCATTTCCATCGTTCCCAATTCAACCTTTTGATCGATTGAGATACGTCGGATGTGATCGATGATTCGCTTGCGATCTTCAATCGTGCGTTCCGAGAGCTTTTCGAAAGCCTCGCGAGCGGCTCGCACGGCCTCGTCGGCACAGTCGAAGATCCCGTAACGACCGTTGAACCCAGAGGTTGCCGGTGGAGCGTTGCCCACTTCGGCCAGTACTTGGGCCACGACGTTGCGAATGATGGATTCGTCAAATTGCATGATGTCTATATCCTCGCGTCAGCGCGTGAATGTTACGGCAGGCTAACTCTCCGAGTCTTGCTCGGACGGTTTTTCTGGGGATGGCGTTGGCTCAGGTTTCGGCACCGACTTTGGTTTCGGCTTCGGTTTCGGGGCCGGAGTGGGCTGGGCCTTGGCTGGCGGTTGATCCGTGTCTTCTGCCCGGTCGAAAACACAGGTGCTTTCGATGTGGGCGCGATCAACGATGCCGATCACGACACAGTCAATCGGAAGGGATTTCGTTTCCGGAGTCAGTCGGGCACTTGAACCTTGGGTAATCAGCACGAAGTCGCCCACGCCGCTACCAAGCATATCGACGGCAACAAACGTTCGGCCGGTGGTCACCAACGACTGTCGATCTTTCGCTTCTAGCCGATACGGCTCGACCACAAGCAGCTTGTGACCGACCATCGTGTCGACTTTCTGCGTGGAAATAACCGATCCGGTTACTTTGGCGATAAACATTTTAGGTCGACTCCAGCAACTGCCGGGTTTGACGAGCAACGATGATTTCCTCGTTGGTCGGAATCACCCACAGCTGCGTTTTGCTGTTTGCCGAATGGAACGAAGACTCTCCTTTGACGGAATCGTTCTGTGCTTCGTCCAATTCGATTCCCAACTCTTGCAAGTTGGCACATACGTCCTTGCGTAACTGCTTACCGTTCTCTCCGATGCCTCCGGTAAAGACGATCGCGTCGGCTCCTCCCAGTTCGACCAGCATGCCACCGAGGTATCGGCGAACTTCACTGGTAAACATGTCTAAAGCCAACTGCGCGTCCGCATTGCCGTTGGCGGCGGATTCTTCCAGGTCTCGCATGTCGCCGCTGAGGCCGCTACTGAGGCCAAGTAGTCCACCTTGGTTCCCGATATGCACGAGAACTTCGGTCAGGCTCTTGCCAGTACGCTGCATCAGAAGCGGCAGGGCGTAGGGATCGAAATCCCCAACCCGGTTGTTTTGCGGCAGTCCGGTTTGCGGGCTCATGCCCATGGTTGCCGCAACACTTTGGCGATCTTTGATCGCACACAAGCTGCTGCTTCCACCAAGGTGGCAAGAGATGACTCGCAAATCGTCACGCCCTAATAGTTCCGCGCTTCGCGTCGCGATGTACCGATGGCTCGCTCCGTGGAAGCCCCACTTCTTGATCTGGAACTCGTCCGACCAAGCTTTGGGAATTCCGTAGTAGCGATTCCGGTCGGGAATCGTTTGATGGAAGCCCGTCTCAAAGGCGGCAACTAGCGGAATCTCCGGAAGTTGCTCGGAAAGTAATCGCATGGCGGCGATATAAGGCGGGTTGTGGGCCGGGGCGACTTCGTTCATTTCTGCCATGGCAGAAAGGACGTCGTCGTTGACCCTTTGCACGCCCGATACACGTCCACCGTGGACCGCTTTAAAGCCGATCGCCGATACTTCGGCGGCGTCCTTTAGGCACCCGTGCTCTGCGTCGGT from Bremerella alba includes:
- a CDS encoding EutN/CcmL family microcompartment protein, which codes for MFIAKVTGSVISTQKVDTMVGHKLLVVEPYRLEAKDRQSLVTTGRTFVAVDMLGSGVGDFVLITQGSSARLTPETKSLPIDCVVIGIVDRAHIESTCVFDRAEDTDQPPAKAQPTPAPKPKPKPKSVPKPEPTPSPEKPSEQDSES
- a CDS encoding aldehyde dehydrogenase family protein, whose translation is MQFDESIIRNVVAQVLAEVGNAPPATSGFNGRYGIFDCADEAVRAAREAFEKLSERTIEDRKRIIDHIRRISIDQKVELGTMEMNETKIGRLAHKIEKLELLGRKTPGVEFLRSEVFSGDHGLAVIEHAPFGVIGCITPVTHSLPTITGNAVNMIAGGNTLVVNPHPSGKKVAVEGVRRFNKAISEDLGIDNLICVIAEPTLESADLIFHHRDVAMICVTGGPAVARAALNSGKKAVVAGPGNPPVVVDETADLDRAARCIIQGGAYDNNLLCISEKEVFVVNSVFDDMMRAMERAGAARLNGSEIDRLTSVAITEYGDPGKKKQVAAKEFIGQDAAVLARAAGKNISQDVELVFGETDEHNPFVPVEQMMPFIPFVRCHDVDEAIEKAKYYEHGFRHTALIHSNNVRNMTKMGRVMDTTLFVKNGPCAAALGVGGEGYISFSIATPTGEGVTTPLTFTRERRCSLIDDLCILGHPAKG
- a CDS encoding acetate/propionate family kinase, with product MKVLVANLGSTSFKYRLFDMNNETQLARGGIDRIGSPESSCSVQIGDWKEEVTDHMPDHAVAVRKCLSQLTDAEHGCLKDAAEVSAIGFKAVHGGRVSGVQRVNDDVLSAMAEMNEVAPAHNPPYIAAMRLLSEQLPEIPLVAAFETGFHQTIPDRNRYYGIPKAWSDEFQIKKWGFHGASHRYIATRSAELLGRDDLRVISCHLGGSSSLCAIKDRQSVAATMGMSPQTGLPQNNRVGDFDPYALPLLMQRTGKSLTEVLVHIGNQGGLLGLSSGLSGDMRDLEESAANGNADAQLALDMFTSEVRRYLGGMLVELGGADAIVFTGGIGENGKQLRKDVCANLQELGIELDEAQNDSVKGESSFHSANSKTQLWVIPTNEEIIVARQTRQLLEST